A window from Dysidea avara chromosome 2, odDysAvar1.4, whole genome shotgun sequence encodes these proteins:
- the LOC136247861 gene encoding uncharacterized protein: MLNSPVLNPSPFDQSNAHSNLSSQSVLDGSLSQRNSVKVNLPKIQLPCFDGNIQQWTEFWEMFTTSVDQQNLSKVSKFTHLKGVLRGAAAAAISGIVITNDNYDLAVILLKERFGRVDVTIESLYIKLQEKILRQLELQGEVVNNQIILIQLVLSKFPLEVVIKLEESKPPTERWNMENLRKAILKHIRVQENVFRYTYNTKGQLQVQGDNNKGWGIGQRSVYCPTNKETGYQSQTTPAEVFASFSGKGNSQRCDRYATVVARKRKLNEKKRCFICLKPGHVLKSGVDNSTQGNITYLTILC, encoded by the exons ATGCTTAACTCACCTGTCCTAAACCCTTCTCCGTTTGACCAGTCTAATGCCCACTCTAATCTCTCCAGTCAAAGTGTTTTAGATGGCAGCCTAAGTCAACGCAATAGTGTTAAGGTCAATTTACCTAAAATACAGCTTCCTTGTTTTGATGGGAACATTCAGCAATGGACTGAATTTTGGGAAATGTTTACTACATCTGTGGATCAACAAAATTTGTCCAAGGTGTCAAAGTTTACTCATCTTAAGGGTGTTTTAAGAGGTGCTGCAGCAGCAGCCATTTCTGGTATAGTGATTacaaatgataattatgatTTAGCAGTCATCCTGTTAAAGGAAAGGTTTGGAAGAGTGGATGTTACCATTGAATCCTTGTATATTAAGCTGCAAG AAAAGATATTGAGGCAATTAGAACTACAAGGGGAGGTTGTTAACAATCAAATAATACTAATCCAActagttttgtcaaaatttccactTGAAGTGGTTATCAAGCTGGAAGAATCTAAGCCACCCACTGAAAGGTGGAATATGGAGAATCTGAGAAAGGCAATTTTAAAGCACATAAGAGTACAAGAAAATGTTTTTCGTTATACTTATAACACCAAGGGTCAGCTCCAAGTACAAGGTGACAACAATAAAGGTTGGGGTATAGGGCAAAGGTCTGTTTATTGTCCCACTAACAAGGAGACAGGTTACCAATCTCAGACCACTCCAGCAGAAGTGTTTGCTAGTTTCAGTGGCAAAGGGAATAGTCAGAGG TGTGATAGGTATGCCACAGTTGTGGCTAGGAAAAGGAAATTAAATGAAAAGAAGCGTTGTTTTATCTGCCTGAAACCTGGTCATGTTTTGAAGAGCGGAGTTGATAATTCTACCCAAGGGAATATTACCTACCTCACCATCCTGTGTTGA